A stretch of the Romboutsia lituseburensis genome encodes the following:
- a CDS encoding RidA family protein yields MNNYNAVLSRNPENVNKDSLSSQTVAFSHYNNLSAQLPIDSETGKLVAGGIKEQAEQCFKNIKSIVESIDHVMNDVVRITVFVKNIKDMDAVDEVYKKYFTNYVPTRTVVAVAALPMDALVQVEALVSNAEGTIPNAPQAGDIIKLTNNTSNAPISSLSSQTVAFSHYNNLSAQLPIDPKLGRIVASGVKEQTVQCLKNIKAILESIDVPFDDIVKINIFLKNISDTEAVNEVYTTFFPDSAIARAVAYMPARTIVEASALPMDALVQIEAVVSHGDGTPPQAIEDRHGLIIEANNTENAPMSSLHTQTVAFSHYNHLSAQLPLDPKTGKMVAGGVKEQAEQCLKNIKAIIESIDHVMDDVVKVNVFLKNIEDIDAVNEVYATFFPGGVPARRIVGVSALPKDALVQIDVVVSNAEGTPPQA; encoded by the coding sequence ATGAATAACTATAACGCAGTATTATCTAGAAATCCGGAAAACGTTAACAAAGACTCTTTATCTTCACAAACTGTAGCTTTCTCTCATTACAATAATCTTTCAGCTCAATTACCTATCGATTCAGAAACTGGTAAATTAGTAGCTGGTGGTATAAAAGAGCAAGCTGAACAGTGCTTTAAAAACATCAAGTCAATTGTAGAAAGTATCGATCATGTTATGAATGATGTTGTTAGAATCACTGTATTCGTTAAAAATATTAAAGATATGGATGCTGTAGACGAAGTTTACAAAAAATACTTCACAAACTATGTTCCTACACGTACTGTAGTAGCAGTTGCAGCTTTACCAATGGATGCTTTAGTACAAGTTGAAGCACTTGTTTCAAACGCTGAAGGTACAATTCCGAATGCACCACAAGCAGGCGACATAATAAAGCTTACAAATAATACATCAAATGCACCAATAAGTTCTTTATCTTCACAAACTGTAGCTTTTTCTCATTACAATAATCTTTCAGCTCAATTACCTATCGATCCAAAATTAGGTAGAATTGTAGCTAGTGGTGTAAAAGAGCAAACTGTACAATGTTTAAAGAATATCAAGGCAATTTTAGAAAGTATCGACGTTCCTTTTGACGATATTGTTAAAATTAATATATTCCTTAAAAATATTTCAGATACTGAGGCAGTAAACGAAGTTTATACAACATTCTTCCCTGACTCAGCTATAGCAAGAGCAGTAGCATATATGCCTGCACGTACAATAGTTGAAGCATCAGCTTTACCAATGGATGCTTTAGTACAAATTGAAGCAGTAGTATCACATGGAGATGGTACACCTCCACAAGCTATTGAAGATAGACATGGACTAATTATAGAAGCAAACAATACTGAGAATGCACCAATGAGTTCTCTACATACACAAACTGTAGCTTTCTCTCATTATAATCATCTTTCAGCTCAATTACCTTTAGATCCAAAAACTGGTAAAATGGTAGCTGGTGGTGTAAAAGAGCAAGCTGAACAATGCTTAAAAAATATCAAGGCAATTATAGAAAGTATTGATCACGTTATGGACGATGTAGTTAAGGTAAACGTATTCCTTAAAAACATTGAAGATATAGATGCTGTAAACGAAGTTTACGCAACATTCTTCCCAGGAGGAGTTCCTGCAAGAAGAATAGTTGGGGTATCAGCTTTACCTAAAGATGCTTTAGTACAAATAGATGTAGTTGTATCAAATGCTGAAGGAACACCTCCACAAGCTTAA
- a CDS encoding YcxB family protein has translation MNSSKLFTVKTIMTEEDYHKFLYISTLLKSKIMILFLLFLSAFLSGSIAYSEGQFDLKGFLVFWTILIIVAILIIIFKIEIRFKQVVKTDKTGSFNSEEILDFYEDFLVVKSKVFEGETKVKYTQFYKVIESKDYFITYFNVNKATLIRKKELEREVIDSLRYLYKDNLIDNYKEVNI, from the coding sequence ATGAATTCTAGCAAACTATTTACAGTAAAAACTATTATGACAGAAGAAGATTATCATAAGTTTTTATACATATCGACACTTCTAAAAAGTAAAATAATGATTTTATTTTTACTTTTTCTTTCCGCTTTCTTATCAGGTAGTATTGCTTATAGTGAAGGGCAATTTGATTTAAAGGGATTTTTAGTCTTTTGGACTATATTAATAATAGTAGCAATTTTAATTATTATATTTAAGATAGAGATAAGATTTAAGCAAGTAGTAAAAACTGATAAGACAGGATCATTTAATTCAGAAGAAATATTAGATTTTTATGAAGACTTTTTAGTTGTAAAAAGTAAAGTATTTGAAGGTGAGACTAAAGTTAAATATACTCAATTTTATAAAGTAATTGAATCTAAAGATTATTTTATAACTTATTTTAATGTTAATAAGGCAACGCTAATAAGAAAAAAAGAGTTAGAACGTGAAGTTATTGATAGTTTAAGGTATTTATATAAAGATAATCTTATAGATAATTATAAAGAAGTAAATATATAA
- a CDS encoding helix-turn-helix transcriptional regulator, whose translation MKFNGKLLDLRKKNGLSQEELGRDLNVSRQTISKWDEGQSYADFKKIFVMYN comes from the coding sequence ATGAAATTTAATGGAAAATTATTAGATTTAAGAAAAAAGAATGGATTGTCACAAGAAGAGCTTGGGAGAGATTTAAATGTATCTAGGCAAACTATTTCGAAATGGGATGAGGGACAATCATATGCTGATTTTAAGAAAATTTTTGTAATGTATAATTAA
- a CDS encoding DUF3169 family protein, translating to MDNSRVNEIKKEDKKAFKGFFIILIISTTLGGIFGSTYSNLKEIFGESLSSLVIDILKIITPFASLVLSTLVIIVSTIVYTNSRKGYDLWNQANEDDNSIDKIEKNLSYLMLITSVNQILGLFFIATGGMLLPFDDIHGEPSMLKGNCFFIGLILCFVSITLIQKKVINLRKEINPFLKGSIYDMKFAKKWIDSCDESIKMGIYKSSYKSLKCVSTTCLILWLVSIIGYELWDFGIVPMTMVIIIWLVQTISYCIEEIKSSKVS from the coding sequence ATGGATAATAGCCGTGTAAATGAGATTAAAAAAGAAGATAAGAAGGCTTTTAAAGGTTTTTTTATTATATTAATAATTAGTACAACTCTTGGAGGAATTTTCGGTTCTACTTATAGCAATTTAAAAGAAATATTTGGAGAAAGTTTGTCTAGTTTAGTAATAGATATACTTAAGATAATTACACCATTTGCAAGTTTGGTTCTTTCTACATTAGTTATAATAGTAAGTACAATAGTATATACTAATTCACGAAAAGGATATGATTTGTGGAATCAAGCAAATGAAGATGACAATAGTATTGATAAAATTGAAAAAAATTTATCTTATCTAATGCTAATTACTTCAGTAAATCAAATTCTTGGTTTGTTCTTTATAGCTACTGGAGGTATGTTATTGCCTTTTGATGATATACATGGTGAGCCTAGTATGCTAAAAGGTAATTGTTTCTTTATAGGACTTATATTGTGTTTTGTATCTATTACCTTAATTCAGAAGAAAGTAATTAATTTAAGAAAAGAAATTAATCCTTTCTTAAAAGGTAGTATATATGATATGAAATTTGCAAAAAAATGGATAGATAGCTGCGATGAGTCTATAAAAATGGGAATATATAAAAGTTCATATAAATCACTTAAGTGTGTATCAACAACATGTTTAATACTTTGGTTAGTTAGTATTATAGGTTATGAATTATGGGATTTTGGTATTGTTCCTATGACAATGGTAATTATTATATGGTTAGTACAAACGATATCTTATTGTATAGAAGAAATTAAGTCTTCAAAAGTAAGCTAG
- a CDS encoding helix-turn-helix transcriptional regulator, whose product MPLNNRLKEYRAKINVNQTEMGKLVGVSRQTISQIERGDYSPSVTLALKIAKILNVSVEDIFIYEEDEIDG is encoded by the coding sequence ATGCCATTAAATAATCGATTAAAAGAATATCGAGCTAAAATTAACGTAAATCAGACTGAGATGGGGAAATTAGTTGGGGTATCTAGGCAAACGATAAGTCAAATTGAACGTGGAGACTATTCTCCATCAGTTACTTTAGCATTAAAGATAGCAAAGATATTAAATGTGAGTGTAGAAGATATTTTTATTTATGAGGAGGATGAGATTGATGGATAA
- a CDS encoding Mor transcription activator family protein: MRFDNFKYNVALSDIPEAYQDIASMMGIDKFIEFCYLYGGGNIYFPTVKTLKNHFRNDEILELYRNGMAILEIARKHHISPNYVRYIVKKSRHIFNKLKVFIKYMTTLIIIVEAIFGAIFYRRRNIHK, encoded by the coding sequence ATGAGATTTGATAATTTTAAGTATAATGTAGCATTATCTGATATACCAGAGGCGTATCAAGATATTGCTTCCATGATGGGAATAGATAAATTTATTGAGTTCTGCTATTTATATGGTGGTGGCAATATATATTTTCCAACGGTAAAAACTCTAAAAAATCACTTTAGAAATGATGAGATATTAGAGCTGTATAGAAATGGGATGGCAATTTTAGAGATAGCAAGAAAACATCATATTAGCCCAAACTATGTTAGATATATAGTTAAAAAAAGTCGTCATATATTTAATAAATTAAAGGTATTTATTAAATATATGACGACTTTAATTATAATAGTTGAAGCCATATTTGGAGCAATTTTTTATAGAAGAAGAAATATACATAAGTAA
- a CDS encoding MarR family transcriptional regulator produces MLQSNWGGNYRNKNNRFIYKEKLDSKLKEISQEIKISESKLKKDIIKLRKCNVDGDIKLIELTKDNKDNPVYILNYGIKCDITEVLKQYVTINNVALKILKNFTNDNMIRIYLILLYRLRNGETCLTQEEICDKMGFSYKSRKVISDCLNSLENLGFIDIRQGYKEIVATKKDGLNYAHMIPKFYYKLSDRYLESTKKIVT; encoded by the coding sequence ATGTTACAAAGTAACTGGGGAGGCAATTATAGGAATAAAAATAATAGATTTATATATAAAGAAAAACTAGATTCTAAGCTGAAAGAAATATCTCAAGAAATAAAAATTAGTGAATCTAAATTAAAAAAAGACATTATAAAACTTAGAAAATGCAATGTTGATGGAGATATAAAATTAATTGAACTAACTAAAGACAATAAAGATAATCCTGTCTATATTTTAAACTATGGTATAAAGTGTGATATTACAGAAGTACTGAAACAATATGTTACAATAAATAACGTTGCTTTAAAAATTCTTAAAAACTTCACTAATGATAATATGATTAGAATATATCTAATTTTATTATATAGGCTAAGAAATGGAGAAACTTGCTTAACGCAAGAAGAAATCTGTGACAAAATGGGATTTAGTTACAAAAGTCGTAAGGTTATTTCAGACTGTTTAAATTCTCTTGAAAATCTAGGTTTTATAGATATTAGACAAGGCTATAAGGAAATTGTAGCCACTAAAAAAGATGGATTAAATTATGCTCACATGATACCAAAATTTTATTATAAGCTTTCAGATAGATACTTAGAAAGTACTAAAAAAATCGTTACATAA
- a CDS encoding replication initiation protein — MNTNEKNIVMKNNIIIKAKYNISTLENRIFLMLLYKLQKNNDDVIKCEISHEEFKTIIKKKQTSSIDSISNLLVNLRKQSIYFKDEEGWGEYGFLNGFKYIKSRKTFKIEASKEIHTYIRNYLDTGYTPINLAIFFGLINPNAQRFYDLLRLWSGTKSIINYKVDDLKELLMIEGKYDRYNDFKRRIVVPAIKELNETGYFDIDFKENKVGRKVDSIDFIVQDLDKRKYFSKDDVINEIPNSMLEDVVIPYDEIDSENQDIISLDSNEIEEVARKDIYVPDETVFTKGTLRSFKLDFKSIDFRNDYMEKAFNDAIMITLDKDNVESIKAVSYKFFKGTLDNKIIEYRIEKEQDIKHKQEMEMLW; from the coding sequence TGAAAAAAATATAGTTATGAAAAATAATATAATTATAAAGGCTAAATACAATATATCTACATTAGAGAATAGAATATTTTTAATGCTTCTATACAAATTACAAAAAAATAATGATGATGTAATTAAATGTGAAATTTCTCATGAAGAGTTTAAAACTATAATAAAGAAAAAGCAAACTAGTTCAATCGATTCTATTTCAAATTTATTAGTTAATTTAAGAAAGCAAAGTATTTACTTTAAAGATGAAGAGGGATGGGGTGAATATGGTTTTTTAAATGGATTTAAATATATAAAATCTAGAAAAACTTTTAAGATTGAAGCATCTAAAGAAATACATACATATATAAGAAATTACTTAGATACTGGGTATACGCCTATTAACCTAGCTATATTTTTTGGACTTATAAATCCAAATGCTCAAAGGTTTTACGATTTATTAAGGCTTTGGAGTGGAACAAAGTCTATTATAAATTATAAGGTAGATGATCTTAAAGAGCTTTTAATGATTGAAGGTAAATATGATAGATACAATGATTTTAAAAGAAGAATAGTAGTTCCAGCTATAAAAGAACTTAATGAAACTGGATATTTTGATATAGATTTTAAAGAGAATAAAGTTGGTAGAAAGGTTGACTCTATTGATTTTATAGTACAAGATTTGGATAAGCGAAAGTATTTCAGCAAAGACGATGTTATAAATGAAATTCCTAATTCTATGTTAGAAGATGTTGTAATACCTTATGATGAAATAGATAGTGAAAATCAAGATATTATAAGCTTAGATTCAAATGAGATAGAAGAAGTAGCTAGAAAAGACATATATGTACCAGATGAAACAGTATTTACAAAGGGGACATTAAGAAGTTTTAAACTTGACTTTAAAAGTATTGATTTTAGAAATGATTATATGGAGAAAGCATTTAATGATGCAATAATGATTACACTTGATAAGGATAATGTAGAAAGTATAAAAGCAGTATCTTATAAATTTTTTAAAGGTACTTTAGATAATAAAATTATCGAGTATAGAATTGAGAAAGAGCAAGATATTAAGCATAAACAAGAGATGGAAATGCTTTGGTAG